The stretch of DNA AACATAAGCATAAGAGTAGAGTTGATAGCGCCCATAGCAATGGAGAAGGAGCTGCGTTTTGCTATCCGTGAAGGTGGCAGAACGGTTGGTGCCGGCGTTGTTACAGAGGTTTTGGAGTAATCAAACGATGAGAGATATTATACTGCTACAATGTACGGAATGTAAGAGCAAGAACTATGCAACAAGAAAAAACAAAAAAAACACGACCGAAAAAATATTGATGAAAAAATATTGCAAATTTGAACGCCGTCACACAGACCACAAGGAGACAAAATCTTAATTGGCTGCGGAGCGCTTCTTTGCAAAGGCCAGTAGCTCTAACGGCAGAGCGTCGGTCTCCAAAACCGAGTGTTGGGGGTTCGAATCCCTCCTGGCCTGCCATTGTTATATCTGCGGCCTGCCTTTTTGGCATGGTGCAGGGGAAAAGTAAAGAAGAGGTAAGTAGGGAAGAAAATGATTGAAAGAATAAAGGCTTTTTTGAAAGAAGTTAAGATTGAAACAAAGAAGGTTGTATTTCCAGGGCGAGAGGAACTTATCGGTTCTACCTGGGTAGTGTTGATTTTTGTTATAATACTATCATTTTTCTTAGGTATTGTTGATTTGGGTTTAACTAAGATAATGCAGAATTTGATAAGGTAGGCATATGGCAAAACAGTGGTACGTTGTTCATACATACTCGGGATATG from Nitrospirae bacterium YQR-1 encodes:
- a CDS encoding elongation factor Tu, with product NISIRVELIAPIAMEKELRFAIREGGRTVGAGVVTEVLE
- the rpmG gene encoding 50S ribosomal protein L33; the protein is MRDIILLQCTECKSKNYATRKNKKNTTEKILMKKYCKFERRHTDHKETKS
- the secE gene encoding preprotein translocase subunit SecE, producing the protein MIERIKAFLKEVKIETKKVVFPGREELIGSTWVVLIFVIILSFFLGIVDLGLTKIMQNLIR